In Leptospira stimsonii, a single window of DNA contains:
- a CDS encoding adenylate/guanylate cyclase domain-containing protein, producing MQPTEDILGQKEKRAFRIGYVLRIIIAASFIPPSLNVSQSSKERIWILILYAGTALASTCMIWFLSKERFCLKDDNRIAGWSGVLLDILILSILPWTWYDSVGGEAIPKTYLMKTGFIPVAAVFILLSGLSLKPVYPILVSLGSVAISVWMFLYVQRDPTVEWTSSLSETFLSPKANPEYYFSMTALVLLYGGLVSFISFTARTLLKESVFLERKSSQLGRYFSPGVIQRITAEDNLFAPGGRIQNIAVLFCDIRDFTSISEKLSPGEVISFLTDYHKEMVRAVFENGGSVDKFIGDGILVTFGIPESSEQDCLNAMRAGIEMKKALKKLNITRSQKGLSEIRQGIGIHFGEAICGNIGTEERLEFTVIGDAVNAASRIESACKELNVEFLVSREVLDRVGPDFHTVAIGEVKVKGKENPLSLHSVILPD from the coding sequence ATGCAACCAACGGAAGATATTCTCGGCCAAAAAGAAAAACGTGCGTTTCGAATCGGTTATGTTTTAAGAATCATCATCGCCGCTTCCTTTATTCCACCCAGCCTGAACGTTTCACAAAGTAGTAAGGAAAGAATTTGGATTCTTATCTTATACGCAGGAACCGCGCTCGCCTCGACCTGTATGATTTGGTTCTTATCGAAGGAGCGATTTTGCCTGAAGGACGACAATCGAATCGCGGGTTGGAGCGGTGTTCTTTTGGATATCTTGATTCTTTCGATCCTTCCTTGGACTTGGTATGATTCGGTGGGAGGGGAGGCGATTCCGAAAACGTACCTAATGAAAACGGGTTTTATACCGGTCGCCGCCGTATTCATTTTGTTGAGCGGTTTATCTCTTAAACCGGTATATCCGATCTTAGTCTCTTTGGGATCTGTCGCAATTTCCGTTTGGATGTTTTTATATGTTCAACGCGATCCGACTGTCGAATGGACTTCGAGTCTATCGGAAACGTTCTTATCTCCTAAGGCGAATCCGGAGTATTACTTTTCGATGACCGCCTTGGTTTTGTTATACGGAGGTCTCGTTTCTTTTATCTCCTTTACTGCAAGAACGCTTTTGAAAGAATCCGTTTTTCTGGAAAGAAAGAGTTCGCAGTTGGGGAGATATTTTTCTCCGGGAGTCATTCAAAGAATAACGGCGGAAGATAATCTCTTTGCACCCGGAGGTAGAATTCAAAATATCGCAGTGCTGTTTTGTGATATTCGAGATTTTACTTCGATTTCAGAAAAACTTTCTCCGGGCGAGGTGATTTCTTTTTTGACGGATTACCATAAGGAAATGGTTCGTGCCGTTTTTGAAAACGGAGGTTCCGTCGATAAATTCATAGGCGACGGAATTTTAGTCACTTTCGGAATTCCCGAATCCTCCGAACAGGACTGTCTCAATGCGATGCGTGCGGGGATCGAAATGAAGAAGGCATTAAAAAAATTGAATATTACAAGATCTCAGAAAGGTCTATCGGAAATAAGGCAAGGAATCGGAATCCATTTCGGAGAGGCGATCTGCGGCAATATCGGAACCGAGGAAAGATTGGAATTTACGGTAATAGGGGATGCGGTGAACGCGGCTTCTCGAATCGAATCTGCATGCAAAGAATTGAATGTAGAATTTTTAGTTTCTCGGGAGGTTTTGGATCGTGTCGGTCCGGATTTTCATACGGTTGCAATCGGAGAAGTGAAAGTAAAAGGAAAGGAAAATCCTCTGAGCCTTCATTCCGTGATTCTACCGGATTGA
- a CDS encoding YbhB/YbcL family Raf kinase inhibitor-like protein, with amino-acid sequence MKIKGIALAFLLSASVLQAEPFQLKSPELTAGKVIAEEQVFNSFGCTGGNVSPSLSWSGLPKDTKSIAVTVYDPDAPTGSGWWHWIVFNLPATTTSLPANAGNLEKNLLPKEAVQSRTDFGTGGYGGPCPPKGDKPHRYIFTVYALKDKIGADQNSSGALIGFYINQLKIGEAKIVAKFGR; translated from the coding sequence ATGAAAATCAAAGGAATTGCACTGGCGTTTTTACTGTCCGCTTCCGTGTTACAAGCGGAGCCATTTCAACTCAAAAGCCCCGAACTCACTGCGGGAAAAGTAATCGCCGAGGAACAAGTGTTTAACAGTTTCGGATGTACTGGTGGAAACGTTTCCCCTTCTCTTTCTTGGTCCGGACTTCCGAAGGATACGAAGAGCATCGCTGTCACCGTTTATGATCCGGATGCACCGACCGGAAGCGGATGGTGGCATTGGATCGTTTTCAATCTCCCGGCGACTACAACCTCTCTTCCTGCAAATGCGGGAAATCTCGAAAAGAATCTTTTACCGAAAGAAGCTGTTCAGAGCAGAACCGATTTTGGAACAGGCGGTTATGGCGGACCTTGTCCTCCTAAAGGCGACAAACCACACCGTTATATCTTCACTGTTTACGCATTGAAAGATAAAATAGGAGCAGATCAGAATTCTTCCGGAGCATTGATCGGCTTTTATATCAATCAACTGAAAATCGGCGAAGCAAAAATCGTCGCAAAATTCGGAAGATAA
- a CDS encoding NmrA family NAD(P)-binding protein yields MKIFVFAGSGLVSGLVIESLLEKGHVVYAGTRNPDSGKKAQNLHWVKADASQPNLGLEVLDQVDRAFFLCPPGYTDQFSVLNPWIEKAKSKKLQKVVLMTAIGIDHSPEDLPFRKLEISLENSGLAYNIVRPNWFMQNFQTFWISGILKDKKIYFPGGNAKTSFIDARDIASSAVTLLLNDSSNGKGFTLTGKESITHEEVAQKLSKATGLNVAYADITPEDFKKGLVGAGVPEDYANVLVYIAGALKDGHAAPVSNAVKEITGKDPIPFDQYANDNKKAWLN; encoded by the coding sequence ATGAAAATTTTTGTATTTGCCGGGAGTGGACTCGTTTCCGGTTTAGTGATCGAAAGTTTATTAGAAAAAGGTCATGTAGTCTATGCCGGCACTCGAAACCCGGATTCCGGAAAAAAGGCGCAAAACCTTCACTGGGTAAAAGCGGATGCTTCCCAGCCGAATCTTGGACTGGAAGTGTTAGACCAGGTTGATCGGGCATTTTTTCTTTGCCCACCCGGTTATACGGATCAATTCAGCGTTTTAAACCCTTGGATAGAAAAAGCTAAGTCTAAAAAATTACAAAAAGTTGTACTCATGACTGCGATTGGAATCGATCATTCACCGGAAGATCTTCCGTTTAGAAAGTTGGAAATTTCTCTCGAAAACTCAGGACTTGCTTACAATATCGTTCGACCTAATTGGTTCATGCAGAACTTTCAGACGTTCTGGATTTCCGGTATTTTGAAAGATAAAAAAATCTATTTTCCCGGTGGAAACGCAAAAACGAGTTTTATCGATGCAAGAGATATCGCCTCTTCCGCTGTTACACTTTTATTGAATGATTCTTCGAATGGAAAGGGTTTTACTCTTACGGGTAAGGAATCGATCACTCACGAAGAGGTGGCTCAAAAATTATCGAAAGCTACAGGCTTGAACGTCGCTTACGCCGATATAACACCCGAAGATTTCAAAAAAGGTTTAGTAGGCGCAGGAGTTCCGGAGGATTATGCGAACGTTTTGGTTTATATCGCCGGCGCTCTAAAGGACGGACACGCCGCTCCGGTTTCAAACGCTGTAAAGGAAATCACCGGAAAAGATCCGATTCCTTTCGATCAGTATGCGAACGATAATAAGAAAGCTTGGTTGAATTAG
- a CDS encoding AraC family transcriptional regulator has product MDLLSEILTAAAWKTDILARRSMYQAWGLRFPCERSGGFHLLSQGSCFVRFQGKCIPLEKGDILFIAKGFNHELVSSPNHKAMDIRKFNELLKKDPKSLGIPITTFVSVRYEVPETTQHPFFLELPDHILIRSGEIPPHHPLHTTLILISQEVDLELGSDLILQRLTDILLYYVIRHWLETHPSSSPGWRNAFRDEKILAALEAIHKRPAHSWTLENLAKAIGISRASLANRFRDVLGCTPMDYLARLRIEKGRTLIQDQGATLEEVARIVGYSSAFAFSKAFKRIHGVSPRKEEAQKVRYVS; this is encoded by the coding sequence ATGGATTTACTTTCTGAAATTCTTACTGCGGCCGCATGGAAAACCGATATTCTTGCGAGAAGATCGATGTATCAAGCTTGGGGGCTTCGTTTTCCCTGTGAAAGAAGCGGCGGATTTCATTTGCTTTCTCAAGGTTCTTGTTTTGTCCGTTTTCAAGGAAAGTGTATTCCTTTAGAAAAGGGCGATATTCTATTTATCGCGAAGGGATTCAATCACGAGTTAGTGTCCTCTCCGAACCACAAAGCGATGGATATTCGTAAATTCAACGAGCTCTTGAAAAAGGATCCCAAGTCATTGGGAATTCCGATCACAACTTTTGTTTCGGTCCGGTATGAGGTCCCGGAGACGACGCAACATCCATTCTTTCTCGAACTTCCGGATCATATTCTTATTCGTTCCGGTGAAATCCCTCCGCATCACCCGTTGCATACGACTTTGATTCTGATTTCTCAGGAAGTCGACTTGGAATTAGGGTCGGATCTGATTCTTCAAAGATTGACCGATATTCTTCTGTATTACGTTATACGCCATTGGTTGGAAACGCATCCTTCCTCTTCGCCCGGCTGGAGAAACGCTTTTAGAGATGAAAAAATTCTTGCGGCGTTGGAAGCGATTCACAAAAGACCTGCACATTCTTGGACGTTGGAGAATCTCGCGAAGGCGATCGGGATTTCAAGGGCTTCTCTTGCGAATCGTTTTCGAGACGTTTTGGGCTGTACTCCGATGGACTATCTCGCGAGACTTCGGATTGAAAAAGGGAGAACTCTGATCCAAGATCAAGGGGCTACTCTGGAAGAAGTCGCAAGGATCGTGGGATATTCCTCCGCATTCGCATTTTCAAAAGCGTTCAAAAGAATTCACGGTGTTTCACCGAGAAAAGAAGAGGCGCAAAAGGTCCGCTATGTTTCCTGA
- a CDS encoding 7TMR-DISMED2 domain-containing protein — MFLFLSVPIFGERIPLEDDQVRLGPYSQILEDADSNFTIDSVQGISFQKSDQTNPSFGFTKSSYWLKFTLFNSEANTREKMIEVTFPLIDEIVFYTPSSEGYKGITVGITKPFKERPIESHTFVFPIQVPPGESTYFFRFKNDDSMQMPLILWEPTAFYNNIIDI, encoded by the coding sequence TTGTTTCTTTTTCTATCAGTTCCAATTTTTGGAGAACGAATCCCTTTAGAGGATGATCAAGTTCGATTAGGGCCTTATTCTCAAATTTTAGAAGATGCGGATTCTAATTTTACGATCGATTCGGTACAGGGTATTTCGTTTCAAAAATCCGATCAAACAAATCCTTCTTTTGGTTTTACGAAATCATCCTATTGGTTGAAGTTTACACTTTTCAACAGCGAAGCAAATACTCGTGAAAAAATGATCGAAGTAACCTTTCCCCTCATCGACGAGATCGTATTCTATACCCCGAGTTCGGAAGGTTATAAAGGGATCACGGTTGGAATTACAAAACCTTTTAAGGAAAGGCCGATCGAAAGTCACACTTTTGTTTTTCCGATTCAGGTTCCACCTGGAGAATCCACCTATTTTTTTCGATTTAAGAACGACGATAGTATGCAGATGCCCTTGATACTCTGGGAGCCGACCGCGTTTTATAATAATATTATAGATATTTAA
- a CDS encoding adenylate/guanylate cyclase domain-containing protein has protein sequence MSPQENFNFLNSYLERMTLAVEKHSGTIDKFIGDAIMALFETDTGDGLMAAMEMHRQLKAYNVDRNLQGYKAIETGIAVYKGPVMLGTIGSNNRWSNRNFGYGQNCLADRRPY, from the coding sequence ATGAGCCCTCAGGAGAATTTTAATTTTTTAAACTCCTACCTGGAAAGGATGACTCTCGCAGTGGAAAAACATTCGGGAACCATCGATAAATTTATCGGAGACGCTATCATGGCTCTTTTCGAAACCGACACCGGTGACGGTTTAATGGCGGCGATGGAAATGCATCGCCAACTAAAGGCGTATAACGTGGACCGAAATCTTCAAGGATATAAAGCCATCGAGACCGGAATTGCCGTTTACAAAGGACCGGTGATGTTAGGAACCATAGGCTCTAACAACCGATGGAGTAACCGTAATTTCGGATACGGTCAAAACTGCCTCGCGGATAGAAGGCCTTACTAA
- the lsa25.6 gene encoding Lsa25.6 family adhesin, with amino-acid sequence MFIHKKILQSALSFLLLTCNQPFETISYDRNDDGKIENRLYTKNDSKIAIFMETFENQKDFPDDWMWLKMDAKDPKSYQELYNEIASKDPQKVDIKIWFGPENVKMIEKADRDLDGYFETTQYYNRFAKPKVTSNIVARIEIDSDKDQRPDIWIFPLERMELDSNKDGIPDKLVSDPKTIGETLKTRTRTITSKTKSLPPGQSWALHPELIQDESLRAMIPFSL; translated from the coding sequence ATGTTCATTCATAAAAAGATTCTACAGAGTGCCCTGTCATTTCTACTTTTAACATGCAATCAACCGTTTGAAACGATCTCTTACGATCGAAATGACGACGGAAAAATCGAAAACAGACTCTATACAAAAAATGATTCTAAGATCGCTATCTTTATGGAAACATTCGAGAATCAAAAGGATTTTCCTGATGATTGGATGTGGTTGAAAATGGATGCGAAGGATCCAAAATCCTACCAAGAATTATACAATGAGATCGCTTCCAAAGATCCTCAAAAAGTTGATATAAAGATCTGGTTCGGACCAGAAAACGTAAAGATGATCGAAAAAGCGGATCGAGACTTGGACGGTTATTTTGAAACGACCCAATACTACAACCGCTTTGCAAAACCGAAAGTGACGTCTAACATCGTAGCTCGAATCGAAATCGATTCCGATAAGGATCAAAGACCGGACATTTGGATTTTTCCTCTGGAAAGGATGGAGTTAGACTCGAACAAAGACGGAATTCCGGACAAACTCGTATCGGATCCCAAAACAATCGGTGAAACTTTGAAAACAAGAACACGAACCATCACTTCTAAAACGAAGTCTCTCCCTCCCGGTCAATCCTGGGCGTTACATCCAGAATTAATCCAAGACGAGAGCCTGAGAGCGATGATTCCATTTTCACTTTAA
- a CDS encoding adenylate/guanylate cyclase domain-containing protein — MTTFREKESYSSYLEFEINFTLKKVSFYSFIMGTTAAIALIWMQEWGIIFRMQVPILWTLIGGIVSLFFYLLAKFKMAKGARIYLVILFYSTLPGILYVLAEVYLPLGAATYITGPASYLYFFMVILSGFALDERLSILSGSYCGLQYLVFYFLSRDGILEIHSKDLLQWHDLTDPPIYFFKSMMMVFSGIVVGVLVRNTKRLLSEVLEREKERSNISRLFGQFVSEEVKEKLLREGVTDRTEKKKVLVLFSDLRSFTSLSEKSDPDRLILQLNEYFDRMADCITRNGGTIDKFIGDAIMAVFGGLVDLDFPADAALKTSQEMQKELEILNREWSISQFPILESGIGLHYGEVVQGAIGSKNRLDFTVIGDSVNTASRIEGLCSPLGEKILFSSAVYELLSEENRKHCRSLGNFKVKGRETEIDLYSLNIH; from the coding sequence ATGACAACTTTTCGCGAAAAGGAATCTTACTCTTCTTATTTGGAATTCGAGATCAACTTTACTCTGAAAAAAGTCAGTTTCTATTCTTTTATAATGGGAACGACGGCCGCGATTGCCTTGATTTGGATGCAGGAGTGGGGAATTATTTTTCGGATGCAGGTGCCGATTTTATGGACCTTGATCGGTGGAATCGTTTCTTTATTCTTTTATCTTCTCGCAAAATTCAAGATGGCAAAAGGCGCACGGATCTATCTTGTGATTTTGTTTTATTCGACGCTTCCCGGAATTTTATACGTTCTCGCCGAAGTCTATCTACCGTTAGGCGCCGCGACTTACATCACCGGTCCTGCTTCTTATCTTTATTTCTTTATGGTGATTCTTTCCGGCTTTGCGTTAGACGAACGATTATCGATTCTTTCTGGTTCGTATTGCGGACTTCAATATCTTGTTTTTTACTTTCTCTCGAGAGACGGAATTTTGGAAATTCATTCGAAAGATCTTCTTCAGTGGCATGATCTCACTGATCCGCCGATTTATTTTTTCAAATCAATGATGATGGTTTTTTCAGGAATCGTAGTCGGAGTCCTCGTCAGAAATACCAAACGTCTTCTTTCCGAGGTTTTAGAACGGGAAAAAGAAAGATCAAACATATCCAGACTCTTTGGACAATTCGTCTCCGAGGAAGTGAAAGAAAAATTGTTAAGAGAAGGCGTCACGGATCGAACCGAAAAGAAAAAGGTTCTCGTCTTATTTTCCGATCTGAGATCGTTTACATCTTTGAGTGAGAAGTCCGATCCGGATCGGTTGATTCTACAATTGAATGAATACTTTGACCGGATGGCGGATTGTATTACACGCAACGGAGGTACCATCGATAAATTCATCGGAGACGCCATCATGGCCGTCTTTGGCGGGCTTGTGGATTTGGATTTTCCGGCCGACGCCGCGTTGAAAACATCGCAAGAGATGCAGAAGGAATTGGAAATTCTCAATCGAGAATGGAGTATTTCGCAATTTCCGATTTTAGAATCAGGAATCGGTCTTCATTACGGAGAAGTCGTTCAAGGAGCGATCGGTTCTAAGAATCGGTTGGATTTTACAGTTATCGGAGACAGCGTCAATACTGCATCGAGGATCGAAGGTCTTTGTTCGCCACTCGGGGAGAAAATTCTTTTTTCTTCGGCGGTTTACGAGCTTCTCTCCGAAGAAAATAGAAAGCACTGTAGGTCTCTCGGAAATTTCAAAGTAAAAGGAAGAGAAACGGAAATTGATTTATATAGTTTGAATATTCATTGA
- a CDS encoding adenylate/guanylate cyclase domain-containing protein: MKTLRIYSWIFIFLFFFGSCIESIPFPRAEKGILDLTGWNFDEDGPALLEGEFRFLWNQFSQESWTENSAFATVPKSWVRLDNPDGSRFPSQGYATYFLKIRLPDSLVGQELSLQSDISETAYELSINSKKLGSIGTVGISSESSKPEWNKKIFSFLNTEKELNLKILISNFHHARGGLTGKFFIGKSASIQSIREKRLTIEVFVFGSLAIMALYHLTLFYLRKEEKSVLFFGILCLVYCFRTISTGENLIQILIPGLDYSIHSKIVYLSFYLTVPIFAAFFRSLFPVELNEYAYYGILSVGTLASVVVLITSPSFFTGTIDFYYGFTFVAFLYGFYILTLAIVRKRSGAILLLNGLLIFFLVSIHDTLYNKRIINTGYFSPIGLLAMLFSQAYLLARRYSQAFGAIVDLTNTLNKTNTSYGLFVPREFLKILNENNFIEVKLGDVAEEEMTILYNEIRPSQIISEQTSAKENFEFINSYLGKVGPLIRDNNGFIDKYYGEAFLSLFSQKAEDALESAVGIQGILREINMSRIGNGREPVRVGTGLHRGPILLGTIGESERMEGAVISASVTLATRVGQLCRLFDSSILMTDHVLFSLENPEKYQMRVLDRIQLKGHNSIVTILEVFNGQPDSLLNVFMDTKEEFERGISHFRQRNFEEACVVFNRVLERNKLDQPARWYLEKSIHYCRFGSPNNWDGITVLDV, translated from the coding sequence ATGAAAACTCTTAGGATCTATTCTTGGATTTTTATTTTTCTCTTTTTTTTCGGCTCTTGTATCGAATCGATTCCGTTTCCAAGAGCGGAAAAAGGAATTTTAGATCTTACCGGATGGAACTTCGACGAAGACGGTCCGGCGTTACTCGAAGGAGAATTTCGTTTTTTATGGAATCAATTTTCGCAAGAATCGTGGACGGAAAATTCCGCCTTTGCGACGGTTCCGAAATCTTGGGTAAGGCTTGATAATCCGGACGGAAGCCGTTTCCCATCGCAAGGTTACGCGACTTATTTTCTAAAGATAAGACTCCCGGATTCTTTAGTAGGTCAGGAATTATCACTTCAATCGGATATCTCCGAAACCGCATACGAACTTTCCATCAACTCTAAAAAATTGGGATCCATCGGAACGGTCGGCATCAGTTCTGAAAGTTCAAAACCGGAATGGAACAAGAAAATATTTTCGTTTTTGAATACGGAAAAAGAACTCAATCTGAAAATTCTAATCTCTAATTTTCACCATGCGAGAGGAGGGTTGACCGGAAAATTTTTTATCGGAAAGAGCGCCTCCATCCAATCGATTCGGGAAAAAAGGCTGACGATCGAAGTTTTCGTTTTCGGAAGTTTGGCGATCATGGCTCTCTATCATCTTACTTTATTCTATCTTCGTAAAGAGGAAAAGTCGGTTCTCTTTTTCGGAATTCTTTGCCTCGTGTATTGTTTCCGAACGATCAGTACGGGGGAAAATCTGATTCAAATTTTGATCCCCGGTTTGGATTATTCGATTCATAGTAAGATCGTATATCTTTCTTTTTATCTAACGGTTCCGATCTTCGCGGCGTTTTTTCGATCACTCTTCCCTGTCGAGCTGAACGAATACGCGTATTATGGAATTCTTTCCGTAGGAACGCTGGCTTCCGTCGTGGTTCTCATTACATCTCCTTCCTTTTTTACGGGAACGATAGACTTTTACTACGGGTTTACGTTTGTCGCTTTTTTATACGGGTTTTATATTCTTACGCTCGCGATCGTAAGAAAACGAAGCGGAGCCATTCTGTTATTAAACGGATTGCTAATATTCTTTTTGGTAAGCATTCACGATACGCTTTACAATAAGAGAATCATTAACACGGGTTATTTTTCTCCGATCGGTCTTCTCGCGATGCTTTTTTCTCAGGCATATTTGTTGGCTCGTCGCTATTCTCAGGCATTCGGCGCGATCGTGGATCTGACCAATACATTGAACAAGACGAACACTTCCTACGGTTTGTTCGTTCCGAGAGAATTTTTGAAAATTCTCAACGAGAATAACTTCATAGAAGTGAAGTTAGGCGATGTGGCCGAAGAAGAGATGACGATCCTCTATAACGAAATTCGGCCTTCTCAGATCATCTCAGAACAAACGTCTGCGAAGGAGAATTTCGAATTCATCAATTCTTATCTTGGAAAAGTCGGACCTCTGATCAGGGATAATAACGGGTTTATCGATAAATATTACGGAGAAGCTTTTCTTTCTTTGTTTTCTCAAAAGGCGGAAGACGCGTTGGAAAGTGCGGTCGGGATTCAAGGTATATTAAGAGAAATTAATATGTCTAGAATCGGAAACGGAAGGGAACCCGTTCGGGTAGGCACGGGTTTGCATCGTGGTCCGATTCTTTTAGGGACGATTGGAGAATCGGAAAGGATGGAAGGGGCCGTGATTTCCGCTTCCGTTACTCTTGCGACAAGGGTCGGGCAACTCTGTCGCCTCTTTGATTCATCTATATTGATGACGGACCACGTCCTATTTAGTTTGGAAAATCCGGAAAAGTATCAGATGCGAGTTTTGGATCGAATTCAGCTCAAAGGCCATAATTCTATCGTAACCATTTTAGAAGTTTTTAATGGACAACCGGATTCTCTTCTCAATGTTTTTATGGACACAAAAGAAGAGTTTGAAAGAGGTATTTCACATTTTCGACAAAGAAATTTCGAAGAGGCCTGCGTTGTATTCAATCGGGTATTAGAAAGAAATAAACTAGATCAACCCGCTCGTTGGTATCTTGAAAAATCGATCCACTATTGTAGATTCGGCTCGCCGAATAACTGGGATGGAATAACCGTATTAGACGTTTGA
- a CDS encoding adenylate/guanylate cyclase domain-containing protein — MSLAKFYPKKVLFFLGLLFVLTQCLSEAERPQILASSGVLDLSSWNFEEYGPVAMQGDWIFRWNEFAESQDREPEKNRIMPVPKAWTRIQTPEGKNYPGTGIATYFLKVILPPSQESRKFALLAETSETAYEIWIDGKKIGSHGVPGKTQETSIPEWNVRVIPFQIQKNEFQIRIPLSNFYHARGGLTARLIFGNEDEVIRLRERRMTLDVFLFGFLVAMAFYHFTLYFLRKKDAALLYFGTICFVFCFRELSTSQNLIQVIFPGINYQIHMRIVYLSFYLIPPLATAFLRALFPDEVRKEIHYGVVSIASIFSLIVVSQDPVFFTGTIEYYYVFTFVCFAYGFFVLIFALLRKKPGSIAILIGLFLFFLAYSQDIFYNKRIIPTFILAPFGLIAFIFSEAYLLAKRYSLAFDAVEDMSESLKKVNSSYGLFVPRELLKILNKHDILEIKLGDTVEEEMSLLYNEIRAFSDLSEKMNGKENFEFINSFLGKVGPIIRERDGFIDKYYGEAFLALFPPEPEKALDSAIEIQRILREFNRERIANGKDPVRSGSGVHTGPILLGTIGEAERMESTVISSSVNVVTRIGQLSRTYESSLLITDSTLFRLTNSSKYYYRVVDRIQIRDEKTVHTVLEVFNGLSENLIDSYMNTREEFERGVLMFREKHFEEACVVFNRILEKNRADQAARVYLEKSVHHCRFGVPENWQGVTLLGE; from the coding sequence ATGAGTTTAGCTAAATTTTATCCAAAGAAGGTTTTGTTTTTTCTCGGGCTACTTTTCGTTTTGACTCAATGTCTGAGCGAAGCGGAACGACCGCAGATATTGGCTTCATCGGGAGTTTTGGATCTTTCTTCTTGGAATTTCGAAGAATACGGTCCTGTTGCGATGCAAGGAGATTGGATCTTTCGGTGGAACGAGTTCGCCGAAAGCCAGGACAGAGAACCCGAAAAAAATAGAATCATGCCTGTTCCAAAAGCTTGGACTCGGATCCAAACTCCGGAAGGTAAGAATTATCCCGGAACCGGAATCGCAACGTATTTTCTAAAAGTGATCTTACCTCCGAGTCAAGAATCGAGAAAGTTCGCTCTTCTTGCGGAAACGTCGGAAACCGCGTACGAGATCTGGATCGACGGTAAAAAAATAGGATCGCACGGAGTTCCCGGAAAAACACAGGAGACATCGATTCCGGAATGGAACGTAAGAGTGATTCCGTTTCAAATTCAGAAAAACGAATTTCAGATTCGAATCCCTCTTTCCAACTTTTATCACGCGAGAGGCGGGCTGACCGCAAGGTTGATATTCGGAAACGAAGACGAAGTCATTCGATTGCGGGAAAGAAGAATGACTCTGGACGTCTTTTTATTCGGTTTTCTCGTGGCGATGGCCTTCTATCATTTTACACTTTACTTTCTTAGGAAAAAGGACGCGGCCCTTTTGTATTTCGGAACCATCTGTTTTGTCTTTTGTTTTCGAGAATTGAGTACGAGTCAGAATTTAATTCAGGTGATTTTTCCGGGAATCAATTATCAGATTCATATGAGAATCGTGTATCTCAGTTTTTATTTGATTCCTCCTCTCGCGACCGCTTTCTTACGAGCGCTCTTTCCGGACGAGGTGAGGAAAGAAATCCACTACGGGGTCGTTAGTATCGCTTCGATCTTTTCCCTTATCGTCGTTTCGCAGGATCCGGTCTTCTTTACGGGAACGATTGAATACTATTATGTATTTACATTTGTATGTTTTGCATACGGCTTTTTCGTTTTGATCTTCGCCCTCCTTCGAAAAAAGCCCGGATCGATCGCCATTCTGATCGGTTTGTTTCTTTTCTTTTTGGCGTATAGTCAGGATATTTTTTACAATAAAAGAATCATTCCTACGTTTATACTTGCCCCTTTCGGATTGATCGCCTTTATTTTTTCGGAGGCCTATCTTCTTGCGAAAAGATATTCGCTCGCCTTCGACGCGGTAGAAGACATGTCGGAAAGTTTGAAGAAAGTAAACTCTTCTTACGGACTTTTTGTCCCTAGAGAACTTCTTAAAATATTAAATAAACATGATATTCTTGAAATCAAACTCGGAGATACCGTCGAAGAGGAAATGAGTCTTCTTTATAACGAAATCAGGGCCTTTTCCGATCTTTCCGAAAAAATGAATGGAAAGGAGAATTTCGAGTTCATCAATTCCTTTCTGGGAAAGGTCGGTCCGATCATCCGAGAAAGAGACGGCTTTATAGACAAATACTACGGCGAGGCTTTTTTGGCGTTATTTCCACCTGAGCCGGAAAAGGCACTTGATAGCGCGATTGAGATCCAAAGAATTTTGAGAGAATTTAACCGAGAAAGAATTGCAAACGGGAAAGATCCCGTGCGTTCGGGAAGCGGAGTTCACACGGGACCGATCTTGCTGGGAACGATCGGAGAAGCTGAAAGAATGGAAAGCACGGTCATCTCTTCCTCCGTAAACGTTGTGACTAGAATAGGACAACTGAGTAGAACGTACGAGTCTTCATTACTTATAACGGATTCCACCTTATTTCGCTTAACAAATTCTTCCAAATATTACTATCGTGTCGTGGATCGGATTCAGATTCGCGATGAGAAGACGGTTCACACGGTTTTGGAGGTGTTCAACGGACTCTCCGAAAATCTGATCGATTCTTATATGAATACACGCGAGGAATTTGAACGCGGCGTTCTAATGTTTAGAGAAAAACATTTCGAAGAAGCCTGCGTCGTATTCAATCGGATCTTGGAAAAAAATAGAGCGGATCAGGCCGCGAGAGTTTATCTGGAGAAGTCCGTGCATCATTGTAGATTCGGAGTTCCTGAGAATTGGCAAGGCGTAACCCTATTAGGAGAATAG